One region of Mucilaginibacter sp. 14171R-50 genomic DNA includes:
- a CDS encoding DUF4288 domain-containing protein, which yields MNWYVAKLVFRVISGNGDHNAQFDEQLRLINADTEIQAYEKASLIGHANQDSFLNVQKQTVKWQFIDVAELNALSGLTDGTELYYNIHEAPDPDLYIAWAHHKSALLGAKN from the coding sequence ATGAACTGGTATGTAGCAAAATTGGTTTTCAGGGTAATAAGCGGCAACGGTGACCATAACGCGCAGTTTGACGAGCAACTGCGTCTAATAAACGCCGATACCGAAATACAGGCGTATGAAAAAGCGAGCCTGATTGGCCATGCCAACCAGGACAGCTTTTTAAACGTACAAAAGCAAACTGTTAAATGGCAATTTATTGATGTTGCCGAACTAAACGCTTTAAGTGGTTTAACAGATGGCACCGAGCTTTACTACAACATACATGAAGCACCTGACCCGGACCTTTACATTGCCTGGGCACACCATAAAAGCGCCCTGCTGGGTGCAAAAAACTAA